The genomic window AGCTTTGAATAGATCTTAACCAAAGATAAAACAATAACAAATCTTACCTTCAATTGGCCAACAACCATACTAAGGATACAATTGTCAGGAGCTGGCTGATGATCCTGGGATGTTATATTATGCTGAATTTTTTGGAAAGGAAGCGTCTgttataaaaaaacaaacaccatcATTAAGACCTAAAAAGATACCACATATCCATAGAAAACAAGGGAGTCCACAAGGACTCTTATCTGACCTTTCCAATAAGAAGCATGTTCCAAATAATTATTTGGAATGAAATGTTACAGATAATATTGATCAATTATGTATTTTAGCTGATAAATAACATACCATCAATTTTTCCATAATTGAAGCTTTTCCTTGGAACTGCTGACCTTCCCAAGACAAACAGGAAGCATCTGTCTGTGAAACAGGGACACCTTTCAATACCATGTGTATTGAAATtatcaaaggaaagaaaacataCAGATAAATAATCACAGATCTAGACAGATCGTTCTTGCAAACTCCATGTGGGCTTTCAATAATCTCAGATCTAGGCACAGATCTAGTCTTGGCCATGAAATTCTCAATGAACTAGCCACCTACTCTCCCAAGAACTTTTCCAATATTTTCTAGATATTGGATCTCAGAATGATATATAGAAATGATTCTTATCAGAACCTgtcaagagaaagaaaggagctggagagagaggaaagagataccaaaaatgaaaacagaaacatATGTACCAATATCCATTTTTTGCCACTGACATCTTCGACTCCTCCATTCATCACTTGACAGAAAGTTCTTAAAAGTTTAGCCTATACGTCCCTCtccagaaaattggaaaaaaaatacattctggTTTCTAGATTTAATCTCCATTTGGCACACTCACAGTGTTAATGGTAGCAGAGATATAGTGTAGCAGCAAAAAGGATGCTAATATAATGGGCATGGACCAAAAGCCATAAAAAGGAGTTGGATTTCAAACCAAACTAGCCCAATCTCTCAGAGCAGCTAGTAAGAGCTCACCAGCCATGCCAACTCCCCCCTCAAAAATGTGAGTTATAAACACAAAGGCTAAACTGTCTATTGAGAACAAGCTTCCAAACTTCTACTCTGGCCAGCATGAAGCAAAATAACTTAAAAGTGAAGCAACTACAGGCAGCCCTCAATTTATCAACCTAATAGAGCctgtccattatggtcataactctTGATGGTCATAAAGTACAGTAAATTATTCACGTGACCAATCAATTATACAACTTCTTTTGTGATTGATTGTAAAgctatggggcatttttgccaaaaaatggaAGTAAACACTGGTTTTCggcaaaaacattgtaaatcatGGTCACTTGActacaggatgctgcaactggctATAAATGTGGGTTACCTTGCCCAGTGCCCAAAACATGGTCATATGACAGCAGGGGGAGAGGCTGGGCTTCAGAATTCTGAATTGGGTGCAATAGTAGGGCAACTACTGTAATTTCAAACACTTGCTGAGaatcggtcataagtcaaggactacctgtagctgttTCCTATCCAATTGCTTGAAATTACTCAATTAATGCCTGGGCTGGGAATTAGGCCTTTGAATTACAACTTTAGCTGCTTTAGTAGAAACAACAGCACCCCAAGCCAGTAGTCCATTCATTGCATCAACAGGATAATCACTGTTTTGGACAAAGAGATGTTACTATACATACATAAAGGGCACCTAATTGTTCCCTATTGGTATCAAACTGTTGATAATACAGCTGTACAAAACTTGTTCCAATTTGCTCCCACATAGGTCTTTCCGCCATTTTGTAGacctgcaaagagaaaaaaaaagaggacattATTACTAAAATGCAAATACCTGTTGAAAACCAAGCAAGGTAATTGCAACCTCACCTTATGTAGAACCAAGTCTGCTGGTATAAATGTACTAAAATATCTTTCAATCACACTGAAGTTAAATGAAAGAACATGAAAGAACTCTACAAAATTTGAATCACTCAGGTCATACAGTATATGTACTTAAAATTAGTCCTGACATATACACCAACTCTTCTAACTAACTCTTTCCTGTTGATTTTATATTATGATTCTAACCAGGAATTTGAAAATTGATTGTTTTAATTCTGGATTAGTAAGAATAGTCATAAAATCTTGGTTTGTGCATTCTCTGTTCTAAGAGCCTAAAACGTATGTATAAATTTTCGAGCACTTAAATCTTCagtatttgttttgatttttcatGCTTATTTTCCTTACTTTTTAATGGCATTTGTCATGATTTAATCACCCAGAAATGTTAAAGTGGCAGGTTAAAGTGGCATTGTCCAGGTAAATCAGTATGTCCAGCGCAGCACTGCAATCTGTAAATGATA from Thamnophis elegans isolate rThaEle1 chromosome 8, rThaEle1.pri, whole genome shotgun sequence includes these protein-coding regions:
- the LOC116512668 gene encoding nuclear transport factor 2-like gives rise to the protein MAERPMWEQIGTSFVQLYYQQFDTNREQLGALYTDASCLSWEGQQFQGKASIMEKLMTLPFQKIQHNITSQDHQPAPDNCILSMVVGQLKVDNDPVMGFHQMFVLKNMNDKWVCSNDIFRLALYNFA